The proteins below are encoded in one region of Sphingobium yanoikuyae:
- a CDS encoding ATP-binding protein — protein sequence MAERDVIDEQDRGWRAAARRYMPLVLGILLIGSLGALLYSASSASRDHQRALAEQQRSWEIMALARAFEAKTARAEVTLARYVISLDPDTGRLFQDQWRTAASQLKSLTYATRKSDWQRGNVRALQFAFEQRGKTLSEIGLRTTYDQKMGALAQFHQAGRSQDIKRLTALIDLVIQAENARLRERSLAVSLAGDRTEFVGKTSRMVGLALLVCVLFALWLVNAAYTERRNARRMADMEAERADRLEEAVSARTSELSDAYEQLKRESAERAAAEDNLRQMQKMDAVGQLTGGIAHDFNNMLAVVVGGLELAKRKLRLKPAEAGHHLDNAMEGANRAAALTRRLLAFARSEPLLPNAVDPDSLLRGMADLVDRTIGDQIIVSFAHKASGWRIFVDQHQMENALLNLCVNARDAMEGRGKLTISTGQAQLAANQIGECPAGDYVTVSVTDNGCGMTAEVAARVFEPFFTTKPVGKGTGLGLSQIFGFVRQSQGEIRIESELGTGTSVHIYLPRRILTEQEAAAEAPASEQLHTLHPPTRILVVEDDPRVLNQTMAALAELGHLPIACDHPSKAAKLLSNNADIGLIMSDVLMPDMTGPEMIRTLPAHMRHLPVLFVTGFTGDATDSDDFRGHEVLRKPYTLNALGLALSNALSGSNHPGTAAAAE from the coding sequence ATGGCGGAACGCGACGTGATCGATGAACAGGACCGGGGCTGGCGCGCCGCGGCGCGGCGCTACATGCCCCTGGTCCTTGGCATATTGCTGATCGGATCGCTCGGCGCCCTGCTCTACAGCGCCAGCAGCGCCTCGCGCGATCATCAGCGCGCCCTTGCCGAACAGCAGCGCAGTTGGGAAATCATGGCGCTCGCCCGCGCCTTCGAGGCCAAGACCGCCCGCGCCGAAGTGACGCTGGCCCGCTATGTCATCAGCCTCGATCCCGACACCGGCCGCCTGTTCCAGGACCAGTGGCGTACCGCCGCCAGCCAACTCAAGTCGCTGACCTATGCCACCCGCAAGTCCGACTGGCAGCGCGGCAATGTCCGCGCGCTCCAGTTCGCCTTCGAACAGCGCGGCAAGACGCTGAGCGAAATCGGCCTGCGCACCACCTATGACCAGAAGATGGGCGCGCTGGCGCAATTCCATCAGGCCGGGCGATCGCAGGATATCAAGCGACTGACGGCGCTGATCGATCTGGTCATCCAGGCCGAAAATGCGCGGCTGCGCGAACGCAGCCTGGCCGTCAGCCTGGCGGGCGATCGCACCGAATTTGTTGGCAAGACCTCGCGCATGGTCGGCCTCGCCCTGCTGGTCTGCGTGCTGTTCGCGCTGTGGCTGGTCAATGCGGCCTATACCGAACGGCGCAACGCACGCCGGATGGCGGATATGGAGGCCGAACGCGCCGACCGGCTGGAAGAGGCCGTTTCCGCCCGCACCAGCGAATTGTCGGACGCCTATGAGCAGTTGAAGCGCGAATCCGCCGAGCGCGCCGCCGCCGAGGATAATCTGCGCCAGATGCAGAAGATGGACGCGGTCGGCCAGTTGACCGGTGGCATCGCCCATGACTTCAACAATATGCTGGCGGTCGTCGTCGGCGGGCTGGAACTGGCCAAGCGCAAGCTGCGGCTGAAACCGGCCGAGGCCGGCCATCATCTCGACAATGCGATGGAGGGCGCCAACCGCGCCGCCGCGCTGACCCGCCGCCTGCTCGCCTTTGCCCGTTCCGAACCGCTGCTGCCCAATGCGGTCGATCCCGACAGCCTGCTGCGCGGCATGGCCGATCTGGTCGATCGCACGATCGGCGACCAGATCATCGTCAGCTTCGCCCACAAGGCGAGCGGCTGGCGCATCTTCGTCGACCAGCATCAGATGGAAAATGCCCTCCTCAACCTGTGCGTCAACGCCCGCGACGCGATGGAGGGCCGGGGCAAGCTGACCATCTCGACCGGCCAGGCCCAGCTTGCCGCCAACCAGATCGGCGAATGCCCGGCCGGCGACTATGTCACCGTCAGCGTCACCGACAATGGCTGTGGCATGACGGCCGAGGTCGCCGCCCGCGTTTTCGAGCCCTTCTTCACCACCAAGCCGGTCGGCAAGGGCACCGGCCTTGGCCTCAGCCAGATTTTCGGCTTCGTACGCCAGAGCCAGGGCGAAATCCGCATCGAATCCGAACTGGGCACCGGCACCAGCGTCCATATTTACCTGCCGCGCCGCATCCTGACCGAGCAGGAGGCCGCCGCAGAGGCCCCGGCGAGCGAGCAGCTGCATACGCTCCATCCCCCGACCCGCATCCTGGTGGTGGAGGATGATCCGCGCGTGCTCAACCAGACCATGGCGGCGCTGGCCGAACTCGGCCATCTGCCGATCGCCTGCGACCATCCCAGCAAGGCGGCCAAGCTGCTCAGCAACAATGCCGATATCGGCCTGATCATGAGCGACGTGCTGATGCCCGACATGACCGGGCCGGAAATGATCCGCACCCTGCCCGCCCATATGCGCCATCTGCCGGTGCTGTTCGTCACCGGCTTCACCGGCGACGCGACCGACAGCGACGATTTCCGGGGGCATGAAGTGCTGCGCAAGCCCTATACGCTCAATGCCCTGGGCCTTGCGCTGTCGAACGCGCTCAGCGGATCGAACCACCCAGGAACAGCCGCGGCAGCAGAGTGA
- the spt gene encoding serine palmitoyltransferase, translated as MTDAAIATETRDLFSKFDPLINEREALLATGVRDPYAIVMDQVLSPTRAIIKGKETILLGTYNYMGMTFDPDVVEAGKKALDEFGAGTTGSRVLNGTYQGHKEVEDALKEFYGTSGAMVFSTGYQANLGIISTLAGKGDYVVLDADSHASIYDGCAMGNAEIVRFRHNSVEDLDKRLGRLPADALKLVVLEGVYSMLGDVAPLPEMVAAIRKHPNCMILCDEAHGMGFFGPNGRGAYEEQGVEGEIDFVVGTFSKSVGTVGGFCVSNHPKFEILRLVCRPYVFTASLPPSVVATAATSIRKLMHAGEKRAHLWKNSQRLHQGLTDLGFKLGSATPQSAIIAVILTDQMQAVAMWQTLLELGLYVNMARPPATPAGTFLLRCSLCAEHSDEQVEQIIAMFETAGKATGAIN; from the coding sequence ATGACCGACGCCGCCATCGCCACCGAAACCCGCGATCTCTTCTCCAAGTTCGATCCGCTGATCAACGAGCGCGAGGCGCTGCTGGCGACGGGCGTGCGCGATCCCTATGCGATCGTCATGGACCAGGTGCTCTCGCCCACCCGCGCGATCATCAAGGGCAAGGAAACCATCCTGCTCGGCACCTATAATTATATGGGCATGACCTTCGACCCCGACGTGGTGGAAGCCGGCAAGAAGGCGCTGGACGAGTTCGGCGCCGGCACCACCGGCAGCCGCGTCCTCAACGGCACCTATCAGGGCCACAAGGAAGTCGAGGACGCGCTCAAGGAATTTTACGGCACGAGCGGAGCCATGGTCTTTTCGACCGGCTATCAGGCGAACCTGGGCATCATTTCCACACTCGCGGGCAAGGGCGACTATGTCGTGCTCGACGCCGACAGCCACGCCTCCATCTATGATGGCTGCGCCATGGGCAATGCCGAGATCGTCCGTTTCCGCCACAACAGCGTCGAGGATCTGGACAAGCGCCTGGGCCGCCTGCCCGCCGACGCGCTGAAACTGGTCGTGCTGGAAGGCGTCTATTCGATGCTGGGCGACGTCGCGCCGCTGCCCGAGATGGTCGCCGCCATCCGCAAGCACCCCAATTGCATGATCCTGTGCGACGAAGCCCATGGCATGGGCTTCTTCGGCCCCAATGGCCGTGGCGCCTATGAGGAACAGGGCGTCGAGGGCGAGATCGACTTCGTGGTCGGCACCTTCTCCAAGTCGGTCGGGACGGTCGGCGGCTTCTGCGTCTCGAACCATCCCAAGTTCGAGATCCTGCGCCTCGTCTGCCGTCCCTATGTCTTCACCGCCTCGCTGCCGCCCAGCGTCGTCGCCACCGCCGCGACCAGCATCCGCAAGCTGATGCATGCCGGCGAGAAGCGCGCGCATCTGTGGAAGAACAGCCAGCGCCTGCACCAGGGCCTCACCGACCTCGGCTTCAAGCTGGGCAGCGCCACGCCGCAGTCGGCGATCATCGCCGTCATCCTGACCGACCAGATGCAGGCGGTGGCGATGTGGCAGACGCTGCTGGAGCTGGGTCTCTACGTCAACATGGCGCGCCCGCCGGCAACCCCGGCCGGCACCTTCCTGCTGCGCTGCTCGCTCTGCGCCGAACATAGCGACGAGCAGGTCGAACAGATCATCGCCATGTTCGAGACCGCCGGCAAGGCCACCGGCGCGATCAACTGA
- a CDS encoding acyl carrier protein: MTDRSEIFDSVAAQIAPFNKKGVELTEATTFAGDLEWDSLTVMDFVAAIEDEFDIIITMNMQAEIETVGQLVDAVAKLKG, translated from the coding sequence ATGACCGATCGCAGCGAGATTTTCGACAGCGTCGCAGCGCAGATCGCCCCCTTCAACAAGAAGGGCGTCGAGCTGACCGAAGCCACCACCTTTGCCGGCGACCTGGAATGGGACAGCCTGACCGTGATGGATTTCGTCGCCGCCATCGAGGACGAGTTCGACATCATCATCACCATGAACATGCAGGCCGAGATCGAGACCGTGGGCCAGCTGGTCGACGCGGTCGCCAAGCTCAAGGGCTGA
- a CDS encoding ETC complex I subunit translates to MTARIYQIQKNALQSGKALTHKWVLEYAPAEAKKADPLTGWAGSGDTKQQLKLSFSSQDAAVAYAEREKIAYTVIATPPKTLKIQAYADNFR, encoded by the coding sequence ATGACCGCGCGCATTTACCAGATCCAGAAGAACGCCCTCCAGTCCGGCAAGGCGCTGACTCACAAGTGGGTGCTGGAATATGCGCCCGCCGAAGCGAAGAAGGCCGATCCGCTGACCGGCTGGGCCGGCTCGGGCGACACCAAGCAGCAGCTGAAGCTCAGCTTCTCCTCGCAGGACGCCGCCGTCGCCTATGCCGAGCGCGAGAAGATCGCCTACACCGTCATCGCGACCCCGCCCAAGACGCTGAAAATTCAGGCCTACGCCGACAATTTCCGCTGA
- the hrpB gene encoding ATP-dependent helicase HrpB: protein MTAPALPIHAVLPDLLAALRAGSNTVLVAPPGAGKTTAVAPALLDQSWCEGQVLLLSPRRLAARAAAERIAEMLGEQPGGTVGYATRMDSKVSAKTRLLVLTEGIFVRRIQDDPELAGVSAVLFDEVHERSLDSDFGLALALDAQAALRPDLRILPMSATLDGARFSTLLDGAPVIESEGKIQPLELRHIGRHAEKRIEDEMAAAIRRALEEETQGDLLAFLPGVREIERTAERIEGGAFEVHMLHGSLDPAAQRAAIRPSREGRRKVILATSIAETSLTIDGVRIVVDSGLARRPRYDRAAGVTRLVTERASQASATQRAGRAARQRPGVAYRLWEAAATAGMPPFDPPEILESDLSSLLLDCALWGVSDPASLRWLDAPPAAAVVEARKRLTALEALDADGRITAHGKALATLPLAPRIAHMLVRAGERGLARTAAEIAVLLGERGLGGQDTDLTLRLQRWRREGGKRAEAGRGLAKRWARLVDGRPPAEGGLHDVGLCLALAFPDRVAKRRSADGADWASVGGRGFRLDPLSPLASEAWLAVGEVQGSAAGARILSAAPIGEAEVIALFGERIAEHRTVKFRPANGGIEALRERRLGAVRLSSGSDDRPDPDAVAAALADGVRQGGLALLPWSEAAQSLRMRADFAGIDALSDAALIDTLDDWLPPLLAGKRRLSDIDRSQLSGVLETLIGWDGKQQLDRLAPPDFRSPAGSTHAIDYAAEGGPRVELRVQALFGLSQHPTVGNQRIPLILSLTSPAGRPIQTTRDLPGFWAGNWRDVAKEMRGRYPRHPWPDDPASANATLRTKNADARRNS, encoded by the coding sequence ATGACTGCCCCTGCTTTGCCGATCCATGCCGTCCTGCCCGACCTGCTCGCTGCGCTGCGCGCCGGCAGCAATACCGTGCTGGTGGCGCCGCCGGGTGCGGGCAAGACGACGGCGGTGGCCCCCGCCCTGCTCGACCAGTCCTGGTGCGAGGGGCAGGTGCTGCTGCTCTCCCCCCGCCGCCTCGCCGCCCGCGCCGCGGCCGAGCGCATTGCCGAGATGCTGGGCGAGCAGCCGGGCGGCACGGTCGGCTATGCGACGCGGATGGACAGCAAGGTCAGCGCGAAGACGCGGCTGCTGGTACTGACCGAGGGCATTTTCGTCCGCCGCATTCAGGATGATCCCGAACTGGCGGGCGTGTCGGCGGTACTGTTCGATGAGGTGCATGAGCGCAGCCTGGACAGCGATTTCGGCCTTGCCCTGGCGCTCGATGCGCAAGCGGCGCTGCGCCCGGACCTGCGTATCCTGCCGATGTCGGCGACGCTCGACGGCGCGCGTTTCTCGACGCTGCTCGATGGCGCGCCCGTCATCGAGAGCGAGGGCAAGATCCAGCCGCTCGAACTACGCCATATCGGCCGCCATGCCGAAAAGCGGATCGAGGATGAGATGGCCGCCGCCATCCGCCGCGCGCTGGAGGAAGAAACGCAGGGCGACCTGCTCGCCTTCCTGCCCGGCGTCCGGGAAATCGAGCGCACCGCCGAACGGATCGAGGGTGGCGCGTTCGAGGTCCACATGTTGCACGGCTCGCTCGATCCGGCGGCTCAGCGCGCCGCCATCCGCCCGTCGCGCGAAGGGCGGCGCAAGGTGATCCTCGCCACCTCGATCGCCGAAACCAGCCTGACCATCGACGGCGTCCGCATCGTCGTCGACAGCGGCCTTGCCCGCCGCCCGCGCTATGACCGCGCCGCCGGCGTCACCCGCCTCGTCACCGAGCGCGCCAGCCAGGCGTCGGCCACCCAGCGCGCCGGCCGTGCCGCGCGCCAGCGCCCCGGCGTCGCCTATCGTCTGTGGGAAGCGGCGGCGACCGCGGGCATGCCCCCCTTCGACCCGCCCGAAATATTGGAAAGCGATCTTTCCAGCCTGCTGCTCGACTGCGCGCTTTGGGGCGTCAGCGACCCGGCCAGCCTGCGCTGGCTCGACGCGCCGCCCGCCGCTGCCGTGGTCGAGGCGCGCAAGCGCCTGACCGCCCTGGAGGCGCTCGACGCCGATGGCCGCATCACGGCCCATGGCAAGGCGCTGGCCACCCTGCCGCTGGCGCCGCGCATCGCCCATATGCTGGTGCGCGCCGGTGAGCGCGGCCTCGCCCGCACCGCCGCCGAGATCGCCGTATTGCTGGGCGAACGCGGCCTGGGCGGGCAGGACACCGACCTTACTCTGCGGCTGCAGCGCTGGCGCCGCGAGGGTGGCAAGCGGGCCGAGGCCGGACGGGGATTGGCGAAACGCTGGGCCAGGCTGGTCGATGGCCGCCCGCCCGCAGAGGGTGGACTGCACGATGTCGGCCTCTGCCTTGCCCTCGCCTTTCCCGATCGCGTCGCCAAGCGCCGCTCCGCTGATGGCGCCGACTGGGCCAGCGTGGGCGGACGCGGCTTCCGGCTCGATCCGCTCTCGCCGCTGGCCAGCGAAGCCTGGCTGGCGGTGGGCGAAGTGCAGGGCAGCGCCGCCGGCGCGCGCATCCTGTCGGCCGCCCCCATCGGCGAGGCGGAGGTGATCGCTCTGTTCGGCGAGCGCATCGCCGAGCATCGCACGGTGAAGTTCCGCCCCGCCAATGGCGGGATCGAGGCGCTGCGGGAGCGGCGGCTGGGCGCGGTGCGCCTGTCCTCCGGCTCCGATGACCGGCCCGACCCCGACGCGGTGGCTGCCGCACTGGCCGATGGCGTGCGGCAGGGCGGCCTTGCCCTCCTCCCCTGGTCGGAGGCGGCGCAATCGCTGCGGATGCGGGCGGACTTCGCCGGGATCGACGCATTGTCCGACGCCGCCCTGATCGACACGCTGGACGACTGGCTGCCGCCGCTGCTGGCGGGCAAGCGCCGCCTGTCCGACATCGACCGGTCGCAGCTTTCGGGCGTCCTAGAAACGCTGATCGGCTGGGACGGCAAGCAGCAGCTCGACCGGCTCGCCCCGCCCGATTTCCGTTCGCCCGCCGGCTCCACCCATGCGATCGACTATGCGGCCGAAGGTGGCCCGCGCGTGGAATTGCGGGTGCAGGCGCTGTTCGGCCTGTCGCAGCATCCGACCGTCGGCAACCAGCGCATCCCGCTGATCCTCTCGCTCACATCGCCCGCCGGCCGGCCGATCCAGACGACGCGCGACCTGCCCGGCTTCTGGGCCGGCAACTGGCGCGACGTGGCCAAGGAAATGCGCGGCCGCTATCCCCGCCACCCCTGGCCCGACGATCCGGCAAGCGCCAATGCCACATTGCGCACCAAAAATGCGGACGCGCGCCGGAACTCTTGA
- a CDS encoding arylsulfatase yields MAKKKPNILVIWGDDIGWQNVSAYGLGTMGYTTPNIDSIGYGGIRFTDHYAQQSCTAGRAAFITGQYPIRSGMVTVGQPGDLLGLQPASPCLAEVMKGAGYRTGHFGKSHLGDRNEHLPTNHGFDEFFGNLYHLNVSEEEEQRDYQNFAKAHSGSVEAYMKKFGPRGVIHSWATDVDDPTEDPRYGKVGKQKIIDTGPLHQERMHEVDEKEFIPPALDFMQKAKDADEPFFVWLNTSRMHLYTRLNDKWRYAAEKYTSDADLHGSGMLQHDHDIGIVLDWLKESGLEEDTIVWYSTDNGPEHSSWPHGATTPWRGEKMTTYEGGVRVISMLKWPGVIEPMQLKNGIQCHQDMFTTLAVAAGVTDVNEKVLKEKSQYIDGVNNLDYWTGKAEDSARNHVFHYNESKLTALRMGPWKWHFSTNEDYYGTMVGRSKPMVFNIRMDPFESYDNSDSYGHLIQKVAWQNGPLGELMKEHLTTLAQYPPVQGGKSFDMSNVVEQFMSKGHD; encoded by the coding sequence ATGGCAAAGAAGAAACCCAATATCCTGGTCATCTGGGGTGACGATATCGGCTGGCAGAATGTCAGTGCTTATGGCCTGGGCACGATGGGCTATACCACGCCCAATATCGACAGCATCGGCTATGGCGGCATCCGCTTCACCGATCATTATGCGCAGCAGTCCTGCACCGCCGGCCGCGCCGCCTTCATCACCGGCCAATATCCGATCCGCTCGGGCATGGTGACGGTGGGCCAGCCCGGCGATCTGCTCGGGCTCCAGCCGGCCTCTCCCTGCCTCGCCGAAGTCATGAAAGGCGCGGGCTATCGCACCGGCCATTTCGGCAAGAGCCATCTGGGCGATCGCAACGAGCATCTGCCGACCAACCATGGTTTCGACGAGTTTTTCGGCAATCTCTACCATCTCAACGTGTCGGAAGAGGAAGAGCAGCGCGATTACCAGAATTTCGCCAAGGCCCATTCGGGCAGCGTCGAAGCCTATATGAAGAAATTCGGGCCGCGCGGCGTGATCCACAGCTGGGCCACCGATGTCGACGACCCGACCGAGGATCCGCGCTACGGCAAGGTCGGCAAGCAGAAGATCATCGACACCGGCCCGCTGCACCAGGAACGGATGCACGAGGTGGACGAAAAGGAATTCATCCCGCCCGCGCTCGATTTCATGCAGAAGGCCAAGGATGCCGACGAACCCTTCTTCGTCTGGCTCAACACCAGCCGCATGCATCTCTACACCCGGCTCAACGACAAATGGCGCTATGCGGCGGAGAAATACACGTCGGATGCGGACCTGCACGGCTCGGGCATGCTGCAGCATGACCATGACATCGGCATCGTGCTCGACTGGCTCAAGGAAAGCGGCCTGGAGGAGGATACCATCGTCTGGTATTCGACCGACAATGGCCCGGAACATTCCTCCTGGCCGCATGGCGCGACCACGCCCTGGCGCGGCGAGAAGATGACCACCTATGAAGGCGGCGTCCGTGTCATCTCGATGCTGAAATGGCCCGGCGTGATCGAGCCGATGCAACTCAAGAACGGTATCCAGTGCCATCAGGACATGTTCACCACCCTGGCCGTCGCCGCCGGCGTCACGGACGTGAACGAGAAGGTTCTCAAGGAGAAGAGCCAATATATCGATGGCGTCAACAACCTCGACTATTGGACGGGCAAGGCCGAGGATTCGGCGCGGAACCATGTGTTCCACTATAATGAATCGAAGCTCACAGCGTTGCGCATGGGGCCGTGGAAATGGCATTTCTCGACCAACGAGGATTATTACGGCACCATGGTCGGCCGCTCCAAGCCGATGGTCTTCAACATCCGCATGGATCCGTTCGAAAGCTATGACAACAGCGACTCCTACGGCCATCTGATCCAGAAGGTGGCGTGGCAGAACGGGCCGCTGGGCGAATTGATGAAGGAACATCTGACGACGCTCGCCCAATATCCGCCGGTCCAAGGCGGCAAGAGCTTCGACATGTCCAACGTCGTCGAACAGTTCATGAGCAAGGGCCACGACTAA
- a CDS encoding TSUP family transporter — MILSPETIAFLMAAAFMAGCIDAMAGGGGLIALPALLAAGVPPVPAVATNKLQSCLGTFGACVAYARRGHMDLATYKGPVIAAFIGSIGGAWLLQRVDPSILAGLMPALLIAMAAYFTFSPKLSDADRHARVGMWGLSGMIGVVGFYDGFFGPGAGAFYTTIFIALGGLSLLRATAQTKAANFASNVAGLLTMVAGGHVIWIAGLAMAVGSITGGQIGSHLAMRFGSKLIKPLLIIMSLALTTKMLLDPKNPIHIYLFG; from the coding sequence GTGATCCTCTCCCCCGAAACCATCGCCTTCCTCATGGCCGCCGCCTTCATGGCCGGCTGCATCGACGCGATGGCGGGCGGGGGTGGCCTCATTGCCCTGCCCGCGCTGCTTGCCGCCGGCGTGCCGCCGGTGCCGGCGGTCGCCACCAACAAGCTGCAAAGCTGCCTCGGCACCTTCGGCGCCTGCGTCGCCTATGCCCGGCGCGGACATATGGACCTTGCGACCTACAAGGGGCCGGTGATCGCCGCCTTCATCGGGTCGATCGGCGGGGCCTGGCTGCTGCAACGGGTCGATCCGTCGATCCTGGCCGGACTGATGCCCGCGCTGCTGATCGCCATGGCGGCCTATTTCACCTTCTCGCCCAAGCTCAGCGATGCCGATCGCCATGCCCGCGTCGGCATGTGGGGCCTGTCCGGCATGATCGGCGTGGTCGGCTTCTATGACGGCTTCTTCGGACCCGGCGCCGGCGCCTTCTACACCACCATCTTCATCGCGCTGGGCGGCCTGTCGCTGCTGCGCGCCACCGCCCAGACCAAGGCCGCCAATTTCGCCTCCAATGTCGCGGGATTGCTGACCATGGTGGCGGGCGGCCATGTCATCTGGATCGCCGGCCTCGCCATGGCGGTCGGATCAATCACGGGCGGCCAGATCGGATCGCACCTTGCCATGCGGTTCGGCTCGAAGCTGATCAAGCCATTGCTCATCATCATGTCGCTGGCGCTGACGACCAAGATGCTGCTCGATCCGAAAAACCCGATCCACATCTATCTGTTCGGCTAG
- a CDS encoding polyprenyl synthetase family protein — protein sequence MTASSPGNVHPIGRSSAPSLAPIMALVADGMNQVNSVILDRMQSRIPLIPELAGHLIAGGGKRLRPMLTLACADLVGYAGSRHYKLAASVEFIHTATLLHDDVVDGSGLRRGRKTANIIWGNSASVLVGDFLFSRSFELMVEAESLKVLKILSGASAIIAEGEVNQLTAQRKIDTSEEQYLDIIGAKTAALFAAACRISAVVADRSEAEEHALDVYGRNLGIAFQLIDDAIDYESDGATMGKDAGDDFRDGKVTLPVILAYARGSDEDKAFWKAAISGHRISDEDLAHATQLLRQTGAIADTLARARHYGQRAIDALGMFDAGKAKAALTEAVEFAIARAY from the coding sequence ATGACTGCATCCTCCCCCGGCAACGTCCACCCGATCGGCCGCTCCAGCGCCCCTTCGCTCGCTCCCATCATGGCGCTCGTCGCCGATGGCATGAACCAGGTGAACAGCGTGATCCTGGACCGGATGCAGTCGCGCATCCCGCTGATCCCGGAACTGGCCGGTCATCTGATCGCCGGCGGCGGCAAGCGGCTGCGGCCGATGCTGACGCTCGCCTGCGCCGACCTGGTCGGCTATGCCGGATCGCGCCATTACAAGCTGGCCGCATCGGTCGAATTCATCCACACCGCCACGCTGCTGCATGACGATGTCGTCGACGGATCGGGCCTGCGCCGCGGCCGCAAGACCGCCAACATCATCTGGGGCAACAGCGCCTCGGTGCTGGTCGGCGACTTCCTCTTCTCCCGCTCGTTCGAGCTGATGGTCGAGGCCGAGTCGCTCAAGGTGCTCAAGATCCTGTCGGGCGCATCGGCGATCATCGCCGAGGGCGAGGTCAACCAGCTGACCGCCCAGCGCAAGATCGACACCAGCGAAGAACAATATCTCGACATCATCGGCGCCAAGACCGCCGCCCTGTTCGCCGCCGCCTGCCGCATTTCCGCCGTGGTCGCCGACCGCAGCGAAGCGGAGGAACATGCGCTCGACGTCTATGGCCGCAATCTTGGCATCGCCTTCCAGCTGATCGACGATGCGATCGACTATGAATCGGACGGCGCCACCATGGGCAAGGATGCCGGCGACGATTTCCGCGACGGCAAGGTCACGCTGCCGGTGATCCTGGCCTATGCGCGCGGGTCGGACGAGGACAAGGCCTTCTGGAAGGCCGCGATCTCGGGCCATCGCATCAGCGACGAGGATTTGGCCCACGCCACGCAGCTGCTGCGCCAGACCGGTGCGATTGCCGACACGCTGGCCCGCGCCCGCCATTATGGGCAGCGCGCGATCGATGCTCTGGGCATGTTCGATGCCGGCAAGGCCAAAGCGGCCCTTACCGAAGCGGTCGAATTCGCGATAGCACGGGCATACTGA
- a CDS encoding chorismate mutase: MDETLKRYRESIDNIDAALVFMLAERFKVTQAVGEYKATHDLPPADPGREERQISRLRQLALDANLDPDFTEKFLRFIIDEVIRHHERLREG; the protein is encoded by the coding sequence GTGGATGAGACTTTGAAGCGCTATCGCGAGAGCATCGACAATATCGACGCGGCGCTTGTCTTCATGCTGGCGGAACGGTTCAAGGTCACCCAGGCCGTGGGCGAATATAAGGCGACCCACGATCTGCCGCCGGCCGATCCGGGCCGCGAGGAACGCCAGATTTCGCGCCTGCGCCAGCTCGCGCTCGACGCCAATCTCGACCCCGACTTCACCGAGAAGTTCCTGCGCTTCATCATCGATGAAGTGATCCGCCATCATGAGCGGCTGCGGGAAGGATAA
- a CDS encoding cupin-like domain-containing protein codes for MSKSGRTPPLPSILSQATDMQMQMTLRQVGFGAPSANAVPHVPPKPAPAPRDDSALALKRRDWLLNVMEQQRALSPYASGLLTADALSGEDFLHNFYAPGRPVLIRGAMDGWPARAKWTPDYLADAIGGAEIEYQGGRAQAADYELAKDRHKRRAPFRQFIDLVRDGGNDAYLTAYNSAANGPALASLQADLGHPDAYLAPTPGMLWIGGAGAFTPLHFDLTNNLLAQVTGTKHVILVPPSQTHRLAHNRHVFSDVGDLTDPARLARYPRARDVLRYEVRLTPGDLLFIPIGWWHQVRSESFSTMLTYTHFHWPNAGHENYPKD; via the coding sequence ATGAGCAAATCCGGCCGCACCCCGCCGCTTCCCTCGATCCTGTCGCAGGCGACGGACATGCAGATGCAGATGACCCTGCGCCAGGTCGGCTTTGGCGCGCCGTCCGCCAATGCCGTGCCCCATGTGCCGCCCAAGCCGGCTCCAGCGCCGCGCGACGACAGCGCGCTCGCGCTCAAACGGCGCGACTGGCTGCTGAATGTCATGGAGCAGCAGCGCGCCCTGTCCCCCTACGCCTCCGGCCTGCTGACCGCCGACGCGCTGTCGGGCGAGGATTTCCTGCATAATTTCTATGCGCCCGGCCGCCCGGTCCTGATCAGGGGGGCGATGGACGGCTGGCCCGCCCGCGCAAAATGGACGCCGGATTATCTGGCCGATGCCATTGGCGGGGCGGAAATCGAATATCAGGGCGGCCGCGCACAGGCCGCCGACTATGAGCTGGCCAAGGACCGGCACAAGCGCCGCGCGCCCTTTCGCCAGTTCATCGACCTGGTGCGCGACGGCGGCAATGACGCCTATCTGACCGCCTATAACAGCGCGGCGAACGGCCCGGCCCTTGCGTCGCTACAGGCCGACCTTGGCCATCCCGACGCCTATCTGGCGCCGACGCCCGGCATGTTGTGGATCGGCGGCGCGGGCGCCTTCACCCCGCTGCATTTCGACCTCACCAACAATCTGCTGGCGCAGGTGACGGGCACCAAGCATGTCATCCTGGTGCCGCCATCGCAGACCCATCGGCTGGCGCATAACCGCCATGTCTTCAGCGATGTCGGCGACCTCACCGATCCGGCGCGGCTGGCTCGATACCCGCGCGCCCGCGACGTTCTGCGCTACGAGGTGCGGCTGACGCCGGGCGACCTGCTCTTCATCCCGATCGGCTGGTGGCATCAGGTCCGGTCGGAAAGCTTCTCGACCATGCTGACCTACACGCATTTCCACTGGCCCAATGCGGGCCATGAAAATTATCCGAAGGATTAA